Proteins encoded by one window of Salarias fasciatus chromosome 1, fSalaFa1.1, whole genome shotgun sequence:
- the LOC115389565 gene encoding aminopeptidase N-like, producing the protein MGKVYYISKNVGLGLLLLAAIALTTILALSIAYHKEKMKNQGASESSVPAAPTTAFTPKDPWDHYRLPDALVPVSYRLNLWPRLQPNEDGMYIFTGQSSVIFRCVKETDLIIIHASKLNFTTTDGHQAKLSGVGDARAPVIQKTFLVKRTEYLVIQLRRKLTAGATYLLETGFVGELADDLEGFYRSEYTQDGVKKVVATSQMQATYARQAFPCFDEPAMKAVFNVTIVHDPSYVALSNGKETDISEVVIEGVRVKVTTFEPTERMSTYLLAFIVSDFDHVQSSQNNLLIRIWAKRTAIADSQGDYALSVTGPILQFFERYYNTTYPLSKSDQIALPDFSNGAMENWGLVTYRETALLFDPVLSSTGNKERVTTVISHELAHMWFGNLVTLKWWNDLWLNEGFASYVEYLGADYAEPTWNIKDQIILYDVHRVFAVDALASSHPLSRREDEVNDPAQISEMFNTISYSKGAAVIRMLSEFLTEPVFARGLSSYLNTFAFGNTVYTDLWDHLQQAVDNTPSLHIPRSIGEIMNRWTLQMGFPVVTIDTRTGSVTQKHFLLDPESVVDRPSQFNYTWFVPIKWMKTGVEQQQYWLLQNTDTHRPMSASGSDWVLANTNVSGYFRVNYDLDNWDRLLTLLNTHHQALSVINRAQIIDDAFNLARAKIINTTLALKTTKYLSKEREYMPWESFQRNLGYFILMFDRTEVYGALQAYLKKQVQPLFEHFRTLTANWTRVPEGHTDKYNQINAIWIACSVGVEGCRELISSWFRQWMDNPGRNLIHPNLKGTVYCVAVAFGGAEEWDFAWRMFKNSTLASEALRLRAAMACTKVPWLLNRYLEYTLDPTKIRKQDATSTINLIAQNVVGMPLAWNFVRAKWSDIYELYGKSSFSFPNLVSGIATRFSTEFELQELKKFKEENQDVGFGSATMALEQAIEKTKANIKWVSENKAEVLRWFTEEST; encoded by the exons ATGGGGAAAGTCTACTACATCAGTAAAAATGTGGGCCTTGGATTGCTTTTGCTGGCGGCCATTGCACTGACGACAATCTTAGCTCTGTCCATCGCCTATCACaaggaaaaaatgaagaatcaaGGAGCATCGGAGAGCTCCGTTCCTGCAGCCCCCACCACTGCCTTCACCCCAAAGGACCCCTGGGACCACTACAGACTTCCAGACGCACTCGTCCCCGTCTCCTACCGTTTGAACCTGTGGCCTCGACTGCAGCCCAACGAAGACGGCATGTACATCTTCACCGGACAGTCCTCGGTGatcttcaggtgtgtgaaagaAACGGATCTGATCATCATTCACGCCAGCAAGCTGAACTTCACCACCACCGACGGGCACCAGGCGAAACTGAGCGGCGTGGGCGACGCCAGAGCGCCGGTTATTCAGAAGACCTTCCTGGTGAAGAGAACGGAGTATCTGGTTATTCAGCTGCGCCGCAAACTAACTGCCGGGGCCACATACCTACTGGAAACTGGATTTGTGGGGGAGCTGGCAGATGATCTGGAGGGTTTCTACAGGAGTGAATACACTCAAGACGGCGTGAAGAA AGTGGTTGCTACGTCTCAGATGCAGGCAACGTACGCCAGACAAGCCTTTCCTTGTTTCGACGAGCCGGCGATGAAAGCAGTTTTCAACGTGACCATCGTCCACGACCCAAGCTACGTGGCTCTGTCCAACGGCAAGGAAACGG ATATTTCCGAGGTCGTCATCGAAGGTGTGCGTGTCAAAGTCACTACGTTCGAGCCCACAGAGAGGATGTCAACGTATCTGCTGGCGTTCATCGTCAGCGACTTTGATCACGTTCAGTCGTCCCAAAACAATCTGCTG ATCCGAATCTGGGCTAAGAGGACAGCCATCGCTGACAGTCAGGGTGACTACGCTCTCAGCGTCACCGGCCCGATCCTGCAGTTCTTCGAGCGTTACTACAACACAACGTATCCTCTCTCCAAGTCAG ATCAGATCGCTCTGCCGGATTTCAGCAACGGAGCGATGGAGAACTGGGGTCTGGTCACATACAGGGAAACAGCCTTGCTCTTTGACCCCGTCCTTTCATCCACTGGCAACAAGGAGAGGGTCACGACTGTCATCTCCCATGAACTCGCTCACATG tggttTGGCAACCTCGTAACGTTGAAATGGTGGAATGACCTGTGGCTGAATGAGGGATTCGCCTCATATGTGGAGTACCTCGGAGCCGATTACGCCGAGCCCACCTGGAACATA AAAGACCAGATCATCCTGTACGATGTTCATCGAGTGTTTGCAGTGGACGCTCTGGCATCCTCTCATCCGCTGTCCCGCCGAGAGGACGAGGTCAACGACCCCGCTCAGATCAGCGAGATGTTCAACACCATCTCTTACAGCAAG GGTGCAGCAGTGATCCGGATGCTGTCCGAGTTCCTCACTGAGCCAGTTTTTGCCAGAGGACTCAGT TCTTATTTGAACACGTTTGCCTTTGGCAATACAGTATACACAGACCTGTGGGACCACCTCCAGCAG GCGGTTGATAACACTCCTAGTCTTCACATTCCACGCTCCATCGGTGAAATCATGAACCGCTGGACTCTCCAGATGGGCTTCCCAGTGGTCACTATCGACACCCGGACAGGAAGTGTCACCCAGAAACACTTCCTGTTGGATCCAGAGTCTGTAGTGGACAGGCCTTCTCAGTTCAA CTACACGTGGTTTGTTCCTATTAAATGGATGAAGACGGGAGTGGAGCAGCAACAGTACTGGCTCCTTCAAAACACGG ACACTCACAGACCGATGAGTGCTTCCGGATCGGACTGGGTGCTGGCAAACACGAACGTATCCGGATACTTCAGGGTGAACTACGATCTGGACAACTGGGATCGTCTCCTCACACTGCTCAACACCCACCATCAG GCTTTATCAGTCATCAACAGAGCACAGATCATAGACGATGCGTTCAACCTCGCAAG AGCCAAGATCATCAATACAACACTGGCCCTGAAAACCACTAAATACCTGTCAAAAGAGAGAGAATACATGCCCTGGGAGTCATTTCAGAGAAACCTCGGCTACTTCATTCTTATGTTTGACCGCACTGAGGTCTACGGAGCTTTACAG gcGTACCTCAAGAAACAAGTCCAACCACTTTTTGAACACTTCAGGACACTCACAGCGAACTGGACCCGTGTACCTGAGGGCCACACTGACAA GTATAATCAGATCAATGCCATATGGATTGCCTGCAGCGTGGGTGTGGAGGGCTGCAGGGAGCTGATCAGCAGCTGGTTCAGGCAGTGGATGGATAATCCAGGCCGCAACCT GATTCATCCCAACCTGAAAGGCACGGTTTACTGCGTTGCAGTAGCCTTCGGTGGTGCAGAGGAGTGGGACTTCGCCTGGAGGATGTTCAAGAATTCCACTTTGGCATCTGAAGCGCTCAGACTCAGGGCGGCCATGGCCTGCACTAAGGTGCCCTGGCTTTTAAACAG GTATCTGGAGTACACCCTTGACCCAACTAAAATCCGGAAGCAGGATGCCACTTCTACCATCAACCTCATCGCACAAAATGTTGTAGGAATGCCGCTGGCCTGGAACTTTGTGCGAGCTAAGTGGAGCGACATCTATGAACT ATATGGAAAATCTTCCTTTTCCTTCCCCAATCTGGTCAGTGGAATCGCAACAAGGTTCTCCACAGAGTTTGAGTTGCAGGAG TTGAAGAAATTCaaagaggagaaccaggacGTCGGTTTTGGCTCTGCTACCATGGCCCTGGAGCAGGCCATAGAGAAGACCAAGGCCAACATCAAGTGGGTGTCggaaaacaaagcagaagtGCTGAGGTGGTTCACTGAGGAGTCCACATGA